A single window of Aspergillus flavus chromosome 4, complete sequence DNA harbors:
- a CDS encoding putative NAD dependent epimerase/dehydratase codes for MLVLVAGVTGNLGSRMIDSFISRGHQVRGLGRNPSKLPSELRQKLENFVEVSSSVDVTGLEKACHGVDAVVCAYQGHPELVVEGQLLLLRAAERMGVKRFVANSWNCDWRDMTLGMQESYDPMLTFQQLVKLTSTIRPVYIFTGVLAEVLFSVPGHGAFTPANKGVWDPKDKRMEYYGNGEDIWYWTSERDAAEFTAEIVQLEEYKQGGYWNIYSGAHSLLDIARTYEKVKGRKVTVQCKGSIEDLRREALEARSKATKPLEYFEYCGLFYQLYTNDGTYRHPCVISKRLHVETISLEQFLSQNPSVAVLVVVVVVVVVVVVVVVVVVVVVVVVVVVVVVMVVVV; via the exons ATGCTTGTCCTCGTCGCTGGTGTCACGGGAAACCTGGGTTCCCGTATGATCGACAGCTTCATCTCGAGAGGCCATCAGGTTCGCGGACTAGGTCGCAATCCTTCCAAGCTACCCAGCGAGCTCCGCCAAAAGCTGGAGAACTTTGTTGAAGTCAGCTCCTCCGTGGACGTCACCGGCCTAGAGAAAGCCTGCCATGGCGTCGATGCCGTCGTTTGCGCCTACCAGGGCCACCCAGAGCTCGTGGTGGAGGGTCAGCTACTCTTGCTCCGCGCTGCAGAACGAATGGGCGTGAAGCGCTTCGTTGCCAACAGTTGGAACTGCGACTGGCGCGACATGACTCTGGGAATGCAGGAGAGTTACGACCCCATGCTCACATTCCAGCAGCTTGTCAAGCTGACCTCGACTATCCGGCCCGTCTACATTTTCACGGGCGTTCTGGCCGAAGTGCTCTTCTCCGTGCCGGGCCATGGCGCCTTCACGCCAGCGAACAAGGGTGTCTGGGATCCTAAGGATAAGCGGATGGAATATTACGGGAACGGGGAGGATATCTGGTACTGGACCTCTGAGCGCGACGCTGCAGAGTTCACGGCGGAGATTGTGCAGCTGGAGGAATATAAGCAAGGTGGTTACTGGAATATTTACTCGGGCGCTCATTCCCTACTTGACATTGCCCGGACCTATGAAAAGGTAAAAGGCAGGAAGGTGACGGTCCAATGTAAGGGTTCGATAGAAGATCTCAGAAGAGAGGCCCTTGAGGCTAGGAGCAAAGCGACGAAACCCTTAGAGTACTTCGAATACTGCGGTCTCTTCTACCAGCTCTACACTAACGACGGGACATATCGACACCCTTGTGTTATCAGCAAGAGGCTACATGTGGAGACGATCTCCTTGGAGCAATTTCTAAGCCAGAATCCATCCGT TGCTGTattggtagtggtagtggtggtggtagtggtggtggtagtggtggtggtagtggtggtggtggtagtggtggtggtggtagtagtggtggtagtgatggtagtggtagtataA
- a CDS encoding putative short-chain dehydrogenase — MTPLTGVRASNKQLTAVTVPQVAVFVGATAGIGKAALTELISTGFPVKAYIIGRDEAAFEPALSELRASYSSATLVFLQGEISLLAEAKRLTNIILRREGYIDLLFLSAGFLPFLGRQESTEGVELSTAVAYYSRQIFIRRLLPLLRAKAKTTQSQHDASFRPRIVNVLAAGAETSTENLFLDDLQLKQDGHFSVPSYAGHVATMTSVSLRRLSEEAENKNIVVIHHHPGLVYTEIFKKSWGDQWDSSREHAGPPAPDDIERSTPAQAGERALYLMTSAKYGGVGVPMGEGEAAGLTVRGTRDGSLLCVGDKLETLSSVSRILDSLEDSGAAETIWSYTDKVIGGYL; from the exons ATGACTCCTTTGACCGGAGTTCGAGCATCAAACAAGCAGCTCACAGCTGTTACAGTCCCGCAAGTCGCCGTTTTCGTCGGTGCAACAGCAGGAATTGGCAAGGCAGCCCTGACAGAGCTTATCTCTACCGGCTTCCCTGTGAAGGCGTACATAATCGGTCGCGATGAGGCAGCGTTCGAGCCTGCTCTGAGCGAGTTGAGGGCTTCATACTCATCTGCCACATTGGTATTTCTTCAGGGGGAGATCTCTTTGCTGGCCGAAGCCAAGCGCCTGACGAATATTATCCTTAGGCGTGAGGGCTATATTGACTTGCTTTTCCTCTCGGCTGGcttcctccctttccttGGACGACAGG AATCTACAGAAGGCGTTGAGCTATCCACAGCCGTGGCGTACTACAGCCGACAGATTTTCATCCGCCgtctccttcccctcctccggGCCAAAGCCAAAACGACTCAGTCCCAACATGATGCGTCTTTCCGGCCGCGGATCGTGAACGTACTCGCTGCGGGTGCTGAAACGAGTACCGAAAACCTATTCCTCGACGACCTGCAGCTCAAGCAGGACGGCCATTTCAGTGTCCCTAGCTATGCGGGGCATGTTGCTACCATGACCTCCGTCAGCCTCAGGCGGTTATCCGAGGAGGcagaaaacaagaatatcGTGGTGATACACCACCACCCTGGCCTGGTGTATACTGAGATCTTCAAGAAAAGCTGGGGCGATCAATGGGACAGCAGCAGAGAACATGCTGGACCCCCTGCCCCGGATGATATTGAGCGCTCGACTCCTGCTCAAGCTGGGGAGCGCGCGCTTTACCTGATGACGAGTGCTAAGTATGGTGGGGTGGGTGTTCCAATGGGGGAGGGCGAGGCTGCTGGGCTGACTGTTCGCGGGACGAGGGATGGGTCTCTCCTATGTGTGGGCGATAAGCTAGAGACATTGAGCAGCGTTTCTCGGATTCTTGACTCTCTTGAAGACAGCGGGGCTGCTGAGACGATCTGGAGTTATACTGACAAGGTCATTGGGGGTTACTTGTAA